The Polypterus senegalus isolate Bchr_013 chromosome 1, ASM1683550v1, whole genome shotgun sequence genome includes a window with the following:
- the nkx6.2 gene encoding homeobox protein Nkx-6.2, with amino-acid sequence MLAIGQMDTNRQSAFVLGSTPLAALHNMAEMKTSLFPYTLQNPAGFKAPSLTTLNAQIPLGTPHGISDILGRPITTAGNLLSGLPRINGLATTAGMYFNPAAVSRYPKPLTELPGRAPIFWPGVVQGSPWRDPRITCPTQTNMVLDKDGKKKHSRPTFSGQQIFALEKTFEQTKYLAGPERARLAYSLGMTESQVKVWFQNRRTKWRKRHAAEMASAKKKHDSETEKLKESSDNEDDDEYNKPLDPNSDDEKITRLLKKHKATNLSLISPCSNSSDTL; translated from the exons ATGTTAGCGATAGGGCAGATGGATACTAACCGCCAGAGCGCTTTCGTTTTGGGCAGTACGCCCTTGGCAGCTCTTCATAACATGGCTGAAATGAAGACATCTTTATTCCCGTACACTCTGCAGAACCCAGCGGGTTTCAAAGCACCTTCGTTAACAACTTTGAACGCCCAGATCCCTCTCGGGACGCCACACGGAATTAGTGACATTTTGGGTAGACCCATCACCACGGCCGGCAATCTTCTGTCGGGACTTCCTCGGATAAATGGACTGGCTACGACAGCTGGGATGTATTTTAACCCTGCGGCCGTTTCCCGGTACCCCAAGCCTTTGACGGAGCTGCCCGGTAGAGCGCCCATCTTTTGGCCCGGAGTTGTTCAAGGATCCCCTTGGAGAGACCCTCGAATCACTTGTCCAA CGCAAACCAACATGGTACTGGATAAAGACGGCAAGAAAAAGCACTCCCGACCCACGTTTTCAGGCCAGCAGATTTTTGCTTTGGAGAAAACCTTTGAGCAGACCAAATACTTGGCAGGTCCAGAGAGAGCGCGGCTTGCCTACTCGCTGGGGATGACCGAGAGCCAGGTCAAG GTGTGGTTTCAGAACCGAAGAACGAAGTGGAGGAAGCGACACGCGGCAGAAATGGCATCAGCAAAGAAGAAACACGACTCGGAAACGGAGAAATTAAAGGAGAGCTCGGATAACGAGGACGATGACGAATATAATAAACCTTTGGACCCAAATTCGGATGACGAAAAAATAACAAGACTTCTGAAGAAGCACAAAGCCACGAATTTATCTCTAATTAGTCCTTGTAGCAACAGCTCGGACACGTTGTGA